In Camelus bactrianus isolate YW-2024 breed Bactrian camel chromosome 18, ASM4877302v1, whole genome shotgun sequence, one DNA window encodes the following:
- the CD19 gene encoding B-lymphocyte antigen CD19 isoform X1, whose protein sequence is MPSPLLFLALFLVPAGIRAREPHLVEVKEGGNAVLSCLGGPTDGPTEQLAWFQGPQSKPFLELSLGLPGLGVHVGPLGTLKEPQGTLLFIFNVSDQMGGFYLCQPGPPSEQAWQPGWTVSVKGSEEMFRWNASDLNDPSCDPENSPSKGSRPSSGHPTRPQLYVWVKDHPEILYTDPACAPPNGSLNQSNNQDLTVAPGSTLSLTCGASRSSLARGSVSWIYVHPNKRRIPLLSLKVREDAQPRERWVLGTPGGKAVLVLPEATAQDAGTYHCNHGNMTTQMRLKVTTQSAVWHWLLETGGWIVPVVTLAYLIFCLGSLVGFLHLRRALILRRKRKRMTDPTRRFYKVTPPTGNGAQSQYGNMLSLSAPHSGTGRALRWAAGLGAAGQSYGNPHSYVQEARAAGSWSPPGGGPEEEEGEAYEEPDSEEGSEFYENDSNRGQDHLSQDGSGYENPEDEDSFSNAAESYENEDEELPQPVARTTDFLSPHGSAWDPSREATSLGSQSYEDMRGILYAAPQLRFVRAQPGPNHEEDADSYENMDNPDGPEPAWGGGGRMGTWSTR, encoded by the exons TCAGGGGCCCCAGTCAAAACCCTTCCTAGAGCTGAGCCTAGGGTTACCAGGCCTGGGCGTCCATGTGGGGCCTCTGGGTACCCTGAAGGAGCCCCAGGGAACCCTGCTGTTCATCTTCAATGTCTCCGACCAGATGGGGGGCTTCTACCTGTGCCAACCCGGCCCCCCTTCTGAGCAGGCCTGGCAGCCTGGCTGGACGGTCAGCGTGAAGGGAAGCG AGGAAATGTTCCGGTGGAATGCTTCAGACCTCAATGACCCAAGCTGTGACCCGGAGAACAGTCCCTCAAAGGGCAGCAGGCCCTCTTCTGGTCACCCTACAAGGCCTCAGCTGTATGTGTGGGTCAAGGATCACCCTGAGATCTTATACACAGACCCTGCATGTGCCCCACCTAATGGCAGTTTGAACCAGAGCAACAACCAGG ACCTCACCGTGGCCCCTGGCTCCACACTCTCGCTGACCTGTGGGGCGTCCCGTTCCTCTCTGGCCAGAGGCTCCGTCTCCTGGATCTACGTGCATCCCAACAAGCGTAGAATCCCATTGCTGAGCTTAAAAGTGAGGGAGGATGCCCAACCCAGAGAGAGGTGGGTCCTGGGCACCCCTGGAGGAAAGGCTGTTCTAGTGCTGCCCGAGGCCACAGCTCAAGATGCTGGCACCTACCATTGTAACCATGGCAACATGACCACCCAGATGCGGCTGAAGGTCACTACCCAGTCAG CAGTATGGCACTGGCTGCTGGAGACTGGTGGCTGGATAGTCCCTGTTGTGACGTTAGCTTATCTGATCTTCTGCCTGGGTTCCCTGGTGGGCTTTCTTCATCTTCGAAGAG CCCTgatcctgaggaggaaaagaaagagaatgacagACCCCACCAGAAG GTTCTACAAAGTGACGCCTCCCACGGGAAACGGGGCCCAGAGCCAGTATGGGAACATGCTCTCCCTCTCCGCGCCCCACTCTGGCACTG GACGCGCCCTGCGGTGGGCTGCGGGACTGGGAGCCGCCGGGCAGTCCTACGGAAACCCGCACAGCTACGTCCAGGAGGCCAGAGCCGCGGGGTCCTGGAGCCCTCCAGGAGGCG GCCCAGAAGAAGAGGAAGGTGAGGCTTATGAGGAGCCGGACAGTGAGGAGGGCTCCGAGTTCTACGAGAATGACTCTAACCGTGGGCAAGACCATCTCTCCCAGG ATGGCAGTGGCTATGAGAATCCTGAGGATGAAGACTCCTTCTCCAATG CAGCTGAGTCTTATGAGAATGAAGATGAAGAGCTCCCCCAGCCAGTCGCCAGGACAACAG aCTTCCTGAGCCCCCATGGGTCAGCCTGGGACCCCAGCAGGGAGGCAACCTCCCTTG GGTCCCAGTCCTATGAGGATATGAGAGGGATCCTGTATGCAGCCCCCCAGCTCCGCTTCGTTCGAGCCCAGCCTGGTCCCAATCATGAGGAAG ATGCAGACTCTTATGAGAACATGGATAATCCTGATGGGCCAGAACCAgcatggggaggagggggccgcATGGGCACCTGGAGCACTAGGTGA
- the CD19 gene encoding B-lymphocyte antigen CD19 isoform X3, which translates to MPSPLLFLALFLVPAGIRAREPHLVEVKEGGNAVLSCLGGPTDGPTEQLAWFQGPQSKPFLELSLGLPGLGVHVGPLGTLKEPQGTLLFIFNVSDQMGGFYLCQPGPPSEQAWQPGWTVSVKGSEEMFRWNASDLNDPSCDPENSPSKGSRPSSGHPTRPQLYVWVKDHPEILYTDPACAPPNGSLNQSNNQDLTVAPGSTLSLTCGASRSSLARGSVSWIYVHPNKRRIPLLSLKVREDAQPRERWVLGTPGGKAVLVLPEATAQDAGTYHCNHGNMTTQMRLKVTTQSAVWHWLLETGGWIVPVVTLAYLIFCLGSLVGFLHLRRALILRRKRKRMTDPTRRFYKVTPPTGNGAQSQYGNMLSLSAPHSGTGRALRWAAGLGAAGQSYGNPHSYVQEARAAGSWSPPGGGPEEEEGEAYEEPDSEEGSEFYENDSNRGQDHLSQDGSGYENPEDEDSFSNAESYENEDEELPQPVARTTDFLSPHGSAWDPSREATSLGSQSYEDMRGILYAAPQLRFVRAQPGPNHEEDADSYENMDNPDGPEPAWGGGGRMGTWSTR; encoded by the exons TCAGGGGCCCCAGTCAAAACCCTTCCTAGAGCTGAGCCTAGGGTTACCAGGCCTGGGCGTCCATGTGGGGCCTCTGGGTACCCTGAAGGAGCCCCAGGGAACCCTGCTGTTCATCTTCAATGTCTCCGACCAGATGGGGGGCTTCTACCTGTGCCAACCCGGCCCCCCTTCTGAGCAGGCCTGGCAGCCTGGCTGGACGGTCAGCGTGAAGGGAAGCG AGGAAATGTTCCGGTGGAATGCTTCAGACCTCAATGACCCAAGCTGTGACCCGGAGAACAGTCCCTCAAAGGGCAGCAGGCCCTCTTCTGGTCACCCTACAAGGCCTCAGCTGTATGTGTGGGTCAAGGATCACCCTGAGATCTTATACACAGACCCTGCATGTGCCCCACCTAATGGCAGTTTGAACCAGAGCAACAACCAGG ACCTCACCGTGGCCCCTGGCTCCACACTCTCGCTGACCTGTGGGGCGTCCCGTTCCTCTCTGGCCAGAGGCTCCGTCTCCTGGATCTACGTGCATCCCAACAAGCGTAGAATCCCATTGCTGAGCTTAAAAGTGAGGGAGGATGCCCAACCCAGAGAGAGGTGGGTCCTGGGCACCCCTGGAGGAAAGGCTGTTCTAGTGCTGCCCGAGGCCACAGCTCAAGATGCTGGCACCTACCATTGTAACCATGGCAACATGACCACCCAGATGCGGCTGAAGGTCACTACCCAGTCAG CAGTATGGCACTGGCTGCTGGAGACTGGTGGCTGGATAGTCCCTGTTGTGACGTTAGCTTATCTGATCTTCTGCCTGGGTTCCCTGGTGGGCTTTCTTCATCTTCGAAGAG CCCTgatcctgaggaggaaaagaaagagaatgacagACCCCACCAGAAG GTTCTACAAAGTGACGCCTCCCACGGGAAACGGGGCCCAGAGCCAGTATGGGAACATGCTCTCCCTCTCCGCGCCCCACTCTGGCACTG GACGCGCCCTGCGGTGGGCTGCGGGACTGGGAGCCGCCGGGCAGTCCTACGGAAACCCGCACAGCTACGTCCAGGAGGCCAGAGCCGCGGGGTCCTGGAGCCCTCCAGGAGGCG GCCCAGAAGAAGAGGAAGGTGAGGCTTATGAGGAGCCGGACAGTGAGGAGGGCTCCGAGTTCTACGAGAATGACTCTAACCGTGGGCAAGACCATCTCTCCCAGG ATGGCAGTGGCTATGAGAATCCTGAGGATGAAGACTCCTTCTCCAATG CTGAGTCTTATGAGAATGAAGATGAAGAGCTCCCCCAGCCAGTCGCCAGGACAACAG aCTTCCTGAGCCCCCATGGGTCAGCCTGGGACCCCAGCAGGGAGGCAACCTCCCTTG GGTCCCAGTCCTATGAGGATATGAGAGGGATCCTGTATGCAGCCCCCCAGCTCCGCTTCGTTCGAGCCCAGCCTGGTCCCAATCATGAGGAAG ATGCAGACTCTTATGAGAACATGGATAATCCTGATGGGCCAGAACCAgcatggggaggagggggccgcATGGGCACCTGGAGCACTAGGTGA
- the CD19 gene encoding B-lymphocyte antigen CD19 isoform X2 — MPSPLLFLALFLVPAGIRAREPHLVEVKEGGNAVLSCLGGPTDGPTEQLAWFQGPQSKPFLELSLGLPGLGVHVGPLGTLKEPQGTLLFIFNVSDQMGGFYLCQPGPPSEQAWQPGWTVSVKGSEEMFRWNASDLNDPSCDPENSPSKGSRPSSGHPTRPQLYVWVKDHPEILYTDPACAPPNGSLNQSNNQDLTVAPGSTLSLTCGASRSSLARGSVSWIYVHPNKRRIPLLSLKVREDAQPRERWVLGTPGGKAVLVLPEATAQDAGTYHCNHGNMTTQMRLKVTTQSVWHWLLETGGWIVPVVTLAYLIFCLGSLVGFLHLRRALILRRKRKRMTDPTRRFYKVTPPTGNGAQSQYGNMLSLSAPHSGTGRALRWAAGLGAAGQSYGNPHSYVQEARAAGSWSPPGGGPEEEEGEAYEEPDSEEGSEFYENDSNRGQDHLSQDGSGYENPEDEDSFSNAAESYENEDEELPQPVARTTDFLSPHGSAWDPSREATSLGSQSYEDMRGILYAAPQLRFVRAQPGPNHEEDADSYENMDNPDGPEPAWGGGGRMGTWSTR, encoded by the exons TCAGGGGCCCCAGTCAAAACCCTTCCTAGAGCTGAGCCTAGGGTTACCAGGCCTGGGCGTCCATGTGGGGCCTCTGGGTACCCTGAAGGAGCCCCAGGGAACCCTGCTGTTCATCTTCAATGTCTCCGACCAGATGGGGGGCTTCTACCTGTGCCAACCCGGCCCCCCTTCTGAGCAGGCCTGGCAGCCTGGCTGGACGGTCAGCGTGAAGGGAAGCG AGGAAATGTTCCGGTGGAATGCTTCAGACCTCAATGACCCAAGCTGTGACCCGGAGAACAGTCCCTCAAAGGGCAGCAGGCCCTCTTCTGGTCACCCTACAAGGCCTCAGCTGTATGTGTGGGTCAAGGATCACCCTGAGATCTTATACACAGACCCTGCATGTGCCCCACCTAATGGCAGTTTGAACCAGAGCAACAACCAGG ACCTCACCGTGGCCCCTGGCTCCACACTCTCGCTGACCTGTGGGGCGTCCCGTTCCTCTCTGGCCAGAGGCTCCGTCTCCTGGATCTACGTGCATCCCAACAAGCGTAGAATCCCATTGCTGAGCTTAAAAGTGAGGGAGGATGCCCAACCCAGAGAGAGGTGGGTCCTGGGCACCCCTGGAGGAAAGGCTGTTCTAGTGCTGCCCGAGGCCACAGCTCAAGATGCTGGCACCTACCATTGTAACCATGGCAACATGACCACCCAGATGCGGCTGAAGGTCACTACCCAGTCAG TATGGCACTGGCTGCTGGAGACTGGTGGCTGGATAGTCCCTGTTGTGACGTTAGCTTATCTGATCTTCTGCCTGGGTTCCCTGGTGGGCTTTCTTCATCTTCGAAGAG CCCTgatcctgaggaggaaaagaaagagaatgacagACCCCACCAGAAG GTTCTACAAAGTGACGCCTCCCACGGGAAACGGGGCCCAGAGCCAGTATGGGAACATGCTCTCCCTCTCCGCGCCCCACTCTGGCACTG GACGCGCCCTGCGGTGGGCTGCGGGACTGGGAGCCGCCGGGCAGTCCTACGGAAACCCGCACAGCTACGTCCAGGAGGCCAGAGCCGCGGGGTCCTGGAGCCCTCCAGGAGGCG GCCCAGAAGAAGAGGAAGGTGAGGCTTATGAGGAGCCGGACAGTGAGGAGGGCTCCGAGTTCTACGAGAATGACTCTAACCGTGGGCAAGACCATCTCTCCCAGG ATGGCAGTGGCTATGAGAATCCTGAGGATGAAGACTCCTTCTCCAATG CAGCTGAGTCTTATGAGAATGAAGATGAAGAGCTCCCCCAGCCAGTCGCCAGGACAACAG aCTTCCTGAGCCCCCATGGGTCAGCCTGGGACCCCAGCAGGGAGGCAACCTCCCTTG GGTCCCAGTCCTATGAGGATATGAGAGGGATCCTGTATGCAGCCCCCCAGCTCCGCTTCGTTCGAGCCCAGCCTGGTCCCAATCATGAGGAAG ATGCAGACTCTTATGAGAACATGGATAATCCTGATGGGCCAGAACCAgcatggggaggagggggccgcATGGGCACCTGGAGCACTAGGTGA
- the CD19 gene encoding B-lymphocyte antigen CD19 isoform X4 translates to MPSPLLFLALFLVPAGIRAREPHLVEVKEGGNAVLSCLGGPTDGPTEQLAWFQGPQSKPFLELSLGLPGLGVHVGPLGTLKEPQGTLLFIFNVSDQMGGFYLCQPGPPSEQAWQPGWTVSVKGSEEMFRWNASDLNDPSCDPENSPSKGSRPSSGHPTRPQLYVWVKDHPEILYTDPACAPPNGSLNQSNNQDLTVAPGSTLSLTCGASRSSLARGSVSWIYVHPNKRRIPLLSLKVREDAQPRERWVLGTPGGKAVLVLPEATAQDAGTYHCNHGNMTTQMRLKVTTQSVWHWLLETGGWIVPVVTLAYLIFCLGSLVGFLHLRRALILRRKRKRMTDPTRRFYKVTPPTGNGAQSQYGNMLSLSAPHSGTGRALRWAAGLGAAGQSYGNPHSYVQEARAAGSWSPPGGGPEEEEGEAYEEPDSEEGSEFYENDSNRGQDHLSQDGSGYENPEDEDSFSNAESYENEDEELPQPVARTTDFLSPHGSAWDPSREATSLGSQSYEDMRGILYAAPQLRFVRAQPGPNHEEDADSYENMDNPDGPEPAWGGGGRMGTWSTR, encoded by the exons TCAGGGGCCCCAGTCAAAACCCTTCCTAGAGCTGAGCCTAGGGTTACCAGGCCTGGGCGTCCATGTGGGGCCTCTGGGTACCCTGAAGGAGCCCCAGGGAACCCTGCTGTTCATCTTCAATGTCTCCGACCAGATGGGGGGCTTCTACCTGTGCCAACCCGGCCCCCCTTCTGAGCAGGCCTGGCAGCCTGGCTGGACGGTCAGCGTGAAGGGAAGCG AGGAAATGTTCCGGTGGAATGCTTCAGACCTCAATGACCCAAGCTGTGACCCGGAGAACAGTCCCTCAAAGGGCAGCAGGCCCTCTTCTGGTCACCCTACAAGGCCTCAGCTGTATGTGTGGGTCAAGGATCACCCTGAGATCTTATACACAGACCCTGCATGTGCCCCACCTAATGGCAGTTTGAACCAGAGCAACAACCAGG ACCTCACCGTGGCCCCTGGCTCCACACTCTCGCTGACCTGTGGGGCGTCCCGTTCCTCTCTGGCCAGAGGCTCCGTCTCCTGGATCTACGTGCATCCCAACAAGCGTAGAATCCCATTGCTGAGCTTAAAAGTGAGGGAGGATGCCCAACCCAGAGAGAGGTGGGTCCTGGGCACCCCTGGAGGAAAGGCTGTTCTAGTGCTGCCCGAGGCCACAGCTCAAGATGCTGGCACCTACCATTGTAACCATGGCAACATGACCACCCAGATGCGGCTGAAGGTCACTACCCAGTCAG TATGGCACTGGCTGCTGGAGACTGGTGGCTGGATAGTCCCTGTTGTGACGTTAGCTTATCTGATCTTCTGCCTGGGTTCCCTGGTGGGCTTTCTTCATCTTCGAAGAG CCCTgatcctgaggaggaaaagaaagagaatgacagACCCCACCAGAAG GTTCTACAAAGTGACGCCTCCCACGGGAAACGGGGCCCAGAGCCAGTATGGGAACATGCTCTCCCTCTCCGCGCCCCACTCTGGCACTG GACGCGCCCTGCGGTGGGCTGCGGGACTGGGAGCCGCCGGGCAGTCCTACGGAAACCCGCACAGCTACGTCCAGGAGGCCAGAGCCGCGGGGTCCTGGAGCCCTCCAGGAGGCG GCCCAGAAGAAGAGGAAGGTGAGGCTTATGAGGAGCCGGACAGTGAGGAGGGCTCCGAGTTCTACGAGAATGACTCTAACCGTGGGCAAGACCATCTCTCCCAGG ATGGCAGTGGCTATGAGAATCCTGAGGATGAAGACTCCTTCTCCAATG CTGAGTCTTATGAGAATGAAGATGAAGAGCTCCCCCAGCCAGTCGCCAGGACAACAG aCTTCCTGAGCCCCCATGGGTCAGCCTGGGACCCCAGCAGGGAGGCAACCTCCCTTG GGTCCCAGTCCTATGAGGATATGAGAGGGATCCTGTATGCAGCCCCCCAGCTCCGCTTCGTTCGAGCCCAGCCTGGTCCCAATCATGAGGAAG ATGCAGACTCTTATGAGAACATGGATAATCCTGATGGGCCAGAACCAgcatggggaggagggggccgcATGGGCACCTGGAGCACTAGGTGA